A genome region from Musa acuminata AAA Group cultivar baxijiao chromosome BXJ3-5, Cavendish_Baxijiao_AAA, whole genome shotgun sequence includes the following:
- the LOC135637956 gene encoding E3 ubiquitin-protein ligase SPL2-like, with product MSFRDHEMAAAVGRLVLAYDGAIAGLALAAFAAVSWVKYLAASAALVRIRRATSVPISGLRSLLSSDDSSDEDGVLVVVRGLVQPSSTVEALGVWPLSKFRDVLTPRGSGERAVAVLSTQTCLYNEWRGMFGWSSDLNALLMRSWKERRSSSLELVPFILADGAKSSNSGYIHVNLDGSAHPLPLTTVYHELHPVQLTPCTFFQAIFGSGYPVALLHEEKILPVGKEITAIGICRPRDGALEIKSCKNLPFFLSDMTKDELEAELNSNTRILLWSGILIGTLSFGILGYALVRNWRKWKEWRTRRREIQDLHDESLIESSMEAEDAPEGELCVICLSTRRRSAFIPCGHLVCCSRCALHVERDSSPKCPVCRQDVRSSIRIYDS from the exons ATGTCGTTCCGCGACCACGAGATGGCGGCAGCCGTCGGGCGCCTCGTGTTGGCCTAcgacggtgccatcgccggcctcgCGCTCGCCGCCTTCGCCGCGGTCTCCTGGGTCAAGTACCTCGCCGCCTCTGCTGCCCTCGTCCGCATCCGCCGCGCCACCTCTGTCCCCATCTCGGGCCTCCGCTCCCTCCTCTCATCCGATGATTCCTCCGACGAGGATGGGGTCCTTGTCGTCGTCCGAGGCCTGGTCCAGCCCAGCTCTACCGTCGAGGCTCTCGGCGTTTGGCCGCTCTCCAAGTTCCGCGACGTCCTTACCCCCCGGGGCTCCGGCGAGAGGGCCGTCGCCGTCCTCAGCACCCAAACT TGTCTGTACAATGAATGGAGGGGAATGTTCGGGTGGAGTTCTGATCTTAATGCACTACTTATGAGATCTTGGAAGGAGAGAAGGTCAAGTTCATTGGAGTTG GTACCATTTATTCTTGCTGATGGTGCCAAATCGTCTAATTCTGGTTATATTCATGTTAATTTGGATGGGTCAGCCCATCCACTACCTCTTACTACAGTTTATCATGAGCTGCACCCTGTTCAACTTACTCCATGCACATTTTTCCAGGCCATCTTTGGTAGTGGATATCCT GTGGCATTGTTGCACGAAGAAAAGATCCTTCCTGTTGGAAAGGAGATCACTGCAATTGGCATTTGTAGACCAAGAGATGGAGCTTTAGAGATAAAATCGTGCAAGAATCTTCCTTTTTTCTT GTCTGACATGACGAAGGATGAACTTGAGGCTGAGCTTAATTCCAACACCAGGATCCTGTTATGGAGTGGCATTTTAATTGGAACACTGTCCTTTGGTATATTAGGCTACGCCTTGGTCAG GAACTGGCGGAAATGGAAGGAGTGGAGAACGAGAAGAAGAGAGATCCAGGACTTACATGATGAGTCTCTGATTGAGAGTAGTATGGAAGCTGAGGATGCACCCGAGGGAGAACTTTGTGTCATCTGCTTATCAACACGAAGGAGATCTGCATTTATTCCTTGTGGGCATCTTGTTTGCTGTTCTCGCTGTGCACTGCATGTGGAGCGTGACTCCTCACCAAAGTGCCCTGTGTGTCGGCAAGATGTTCGATCCTCAATTCGAATATATGATTCTTGA
- the LOC135637633 gene encoding vanillin synthase-like, which translates to MADQMAAHPHRLATPAPLLLLASIVTATSSFDKTNPIRFVVNRVEYYDAAIIGTLGRARHALDFARFAHRYGKRYSSAVEIGHRFGIFLENLSSFAPPTAKACPKYSE; encoded by the exons ATGGCGGACCAAATGGCGGCCCATCCCCACCGCCTCGCCACTCCCGCCCCACTCCTCCTCCTCGCCTCGATCGTCACTGCTACATCCTCCTTCGACAAGACGAATCCGATCCGATTCGTTGTCAATCGGGTTGAATATTATGACGCCGCCATCATCGGCACACTCGGCCGAGCCCGACATGCCCTCGACTTCGCCCGCTTCGCCCACAG GTACGGAAAGAGGTATAGTTCTGCGGTGGAGATAGGGCACCGCTTCGGGATCTTCCTCGAGAACTTGAGCTCATTCGCTCCACCAACCGCAAAAGCCTGCCCTAAATACTCGGAATAA